A genomic window from Punica granatum isolate Tunisia-2019 chromosome 2, ASM765513v2, whole genome shotgun sequence includes:
- the LOC116196002 gene encoding cell division cycle protein 48 homolog yields the protein MTMSNQAESSDSKAAKKDFSTAILERKKAPNRLVVDEAVHDDNSAVALHPDTMEKLQLFRGDTILIKGKKRKDTVCIALADETCEEPKIRMNKVVRSNLRVRLGDVVSVHQCADVKYGKRVHILPVDDTIEGVTGNLFDAYLKPYFLEAYRPVRKGDFFLVRGGMRSVEFKVIESDPAEYCVVAPDTEIFCEGEPVRREDENRLDEVGYDDVGGVRKQMAQIRELVELPLRHPQLFKSIGVKPPKGILLYGPPGSGKTLIARAVANETGAFFFCINGPEIMSKLAGESESNLRKAFEEAEKNAPSIIFIDEIDSIAPKREKTHGEVERRIVSQLLTLMDGLKSRAHVIVIGATNRPNSIDAALRRFGRFDREIDIGVPDEVGRLEVLRIHTKNMKLSEDVDLERIAKDTHGYVGADLAALCTEAALQCIREKMDVIDLEDETIDAEILNSMAVTNEHFQTALGTSNPSALRETVVEVPNVSWNDIGGLENVKRELQETVQYPVEHPEKFEKFGMSPSKGVLFYGPPGCGKTLLAKAIANECQANFISVKGPELLTMWFGESEANVREIFDKARGSAPCVLFFDELDSIATQRGSSVGDAGGAADRVLNQLLTEMDGMSAKKTVFIIGATNRPDIIDPALLRPGRLDQLIYIPLPDEESRYQIFKANLRKSPVSKDVDLRALAKYTQGFSGADITEICQRACKYAIRENIEKDIERERRRNENPEAMEEDMDDEVAEIKAAHFEESMKYARRSVSDADIRKYQAFAQTLQQSRGFGSEFRFAETGSAPAASDPFASSAGAADDDDLYS from the exons ATGACAATGTCCAATCAAGCTGAATCCTCCGACTC CAAGGCGGCGAAGAAGGACTTCAGCACCGCCATTCTGGAGCGGAAGAAGGCCCCCAATCGCCTCGTTGTTGATGAGGCCGTCCACGATGACAACTCCGCGGTCGCCCTGCACCCTGACACCATGGAGAAGCTCCAGCTCTTCCGCGGTGATACTATCCTGATTAAG ggaaagaaaagaaaggatacCGTTTGTATCGCACTCGCTGATGAAACTTGTGAGGAACCAAAGATCAGAATGAACAAGGTGGTGAGGTCTAACCTGAGGGTTCGACTTGGAGATGTTGTTTCTGTGCATCAGTGTGCTGATGTCAAGTATGGAAAGCGTGTGCACATTCTTCCTGTTGATGACACAATTGAAGGGGTTACTGGAAATCTTTTTGATGCCTACTTGAAAC CTTACTTCCTGGAGGCATACCGTCCTGTGAGAAAGGGCGATTTCTTCCTTGTGAGAGGGGGAATGAGGAGTGTGGAGTTCAAGGTTATTGAAAGTGACCCTGCAGAGTACTGTGTTGTTGCCCCGGACACAGAGATCTTCTGTGAGGGTGAACCTGTGAGGAGGGAGGATGAGAACAGATTGGATGAGGTTGGTTATGATGATGTTGGTGGTGTTAGGAAGCAGATGGCTCAGATTCGGGAATTAGTTGAGCTTCCGCTAAGGCATCCGCAGTTATTCAAATCCATTGGAGTCAAGCCACCCAAAGGAATCCTTCTCTATGGACCTCCTGGTTCTGGTAAGACCCTTATTGCTAGGGCCGTGGCTAATGAAACTGGTGCATTCTTCTTCTGCATCAATGGTCCTGAGATCATGTCGAAATTGGCTGGTGAGAGTGAAAGCAACCTCAGAAAAGCATTTGAGGAAGCAGAGAAAAATGCTCCATCCATTATATTTATTGATGAGATTGATTCAATTGCTCCTAAAAGAGAGAAGACACATGGTGAAGTCGAGAGGAGGATTGTTTCACAACTGCTGACACTCATGGATGGTCTGAAGTCCCGAGCCCATGTTATTGTCATTGGGGCCACAAATCGTCCCAACAGCATTGACGCAGCTCTCAGAAGATTCGGAAGATTTGATCGGGAGATTGATATTGGAGTTCCTGATGAAGTTGGACGCCTAGAAGTCCTTCGAATCCATACGAAGAACATGAAGCTTTCTGAAGAT GTTGATTTGGAAAGGATTGCAAAGGACACACATGGTTATGTTGGTGCTGACCTTGCTGCTCTCTGTACTGAAGCGGCACTCCAGTGCATCAGGGAGAAGATGGATGTGATCGATTTGGAGGATGAAACTATTGATGCGGAGATACTAAACTCAATGGCCGTAACAAATGAGCACTTTCAGACTGCTCTTGGAACAAGCAATCCATCTGCCCTTCGTGAAACT GTTGTTGAAGTTCCTAATGTCAGCTGGAATGATATTGGTGGCCTTGAGAATGTCAAGAGAGAGCTTCAAGAG ACCGTTCAGTATCCAGTGGAGCATCCTGAGAAATTTGAGAAGTTTGGGATGTCACCTTCGAAGGGAGTTCTCTTCTATGGTCCTCCTGGGTGTGGGAAGACCCTTCTTGCCAAAGCCATTGCCAACGAGTGTCAAGCAAACTTCATCAGTGTTAAGGGCCCTGAGCTGCTGACTATGTGGTTTGGAGAGAGTGAGGCCAATGTGCGTGAAATATTTGACAAGGCTAGAGGATCGGCTCCCTGCGTTCTATTCTTTGATGAGCTAGACTCAATTGCTACACAG AGAGGAAGCAGTGTGGGAGATGCTGGGGGAGCTGCTGATCGGGTTCTTAACCAACTTCTAACTGAGATGGATGGAATGTCTGCGAAGAAGACAGTGTTTATCATCGGTGCCACCAACAGGCCCGACATCATTGACCCTGCCCTTTTACGTCCGGGTCGTCTTGATCAGTTGATCTACATTCCCCTTCCTGATGAGGAATCTCGGTACCAGATTTTTAAGGCTAACCTGAGGAAATCCCCAGTCTCAAAAGATGTCGATCTTAGGGCCCTAGCCAAGTATACTCAGGGCTTCAGTGGGGCTGATATCACTGAGATATGCCAGCGAGCCTGCAAGTATGCCATAAGGGAGAACATTGAGAAG GACATTGAGAGGGAAAGGAGGAGAAACGAGAACCCCGAGGCAATGGAGGAGGACATGGATGACGAAGTTGCAGAGATCAAGGCTGCTCACTTTGAGGAGTCGATGAAGTATGCCAGGAGGAGTGTGAGTGACGCTGATATCAGGAAATACCAAGCGTTTGCCCAAACACTGCAGCAGTCGAGAGGGTTTGGTAGCGAGTTCAGGTTTGCCGAGACAGGCTCGGCA
- the LOC116197268 gene encoding uncharacterized protein LOC116197268, with translation MASSPLKSLHLHSITAATGRLRFLSFRDHPNPTSLPAAEGEGEGQRIFGTGVGLGWWQCHNSSNKDGAGPLLRFPRLPRDHTCHPLPPLPLRLQVLPPPLRLHLLHQLRTHRPLTMASSVSPDSSHPSPPVKTVRAVINGRVQGVFYRNWTVENASQLGLYGWVRNRRDGSVEALFSGKPELVDEMEQRCRRGPPDAMVTSLQVFPCNDDPGTGFQRKPTV, from the exons ATGGCGTCGTCGCCACTCAAATCCCTGCACTTGCACAGCATCACCGCAGCGACCGGGAGGCTCAGATTCCTCAGCTTTCGGGACCATCCTAATCCTACAAGTCTTCCTGCTGCTGAAGGTGAAGGTGAAGGGCAGAGAATATTCGGGACGGGAGTTGGACTCGGATGGTGGCAGTGCCACAACAGCAGCAATAAAGATGGTGCTGGTCCTCTTCTCAGATTCCCCCGCCTCCCTCGCGATCACACTTGtcatcctcttcctcctcttccgcTTCGCCTTCAagttcttcctcctcctcttcgtCTTCATCTTCTGCACCAACTTCGTACTCATCGTCCGCTGACCATGGCCTCCTCCGTCTCCCCCGATTCCTCTCACCCCTCTCCCCCTGTCAAAACG GTGAGGGCTGTGATAAACGGTCGGGTGCAGGGTGTGTTCTACAGGAATTGGACCGTGGAGAACGCTTCTCAACTGGGGTTATATGGTTGGGTGAGGAACAGGAGGGACGGATCAGTCGAGGCCCTGTTCTCGGGGAAGCCCGAGCTAGTCGATGAAATGGAGCAAAGGTGTCGACGGGGCCCACCAGATGCAATGGTTACGTCCCTGCAGGTCTTCCCTTGCAATGATGATCCTGGCACTGGATTCCAGCGCAAGCCCACGGTTTGA
- the LOC116197949 gene encoding heavy metal-associated isoprenylated plant protein 6-like has translation MGEKEGSKSEGEKKSGGGSGGDVIVLKMDVHCDGCAKKVKKVVSNFSGVGDVKIDTASNKLTVTGKVDPAKLRQRLEDKTHKRVELVSLQPKKDGGPAGDKKPDEKKGDEKKKAEDKKPVESTAVLKIRLHCDGCMKKIRKVICKIDGVESVAMEQSKDLVTIKGTMDVKTLSPYLQDKFKRAVEVVPPKKDGASKDKSGGGGGDNKGKEPASTEKKADGGGDKTKKEEVKKEVASGGLPPPPKMEISRMEYNGYSTPQRPMYWYDGHGQSDGYPHVAVPYQYQGGHPSQGYYPPMHHIESGYSMDPRVMHAPQMFSDENPNACSVM, from the exons ATGGGCGAG AAAGAAGGCTCCAAGAGCGAAGGTGAGAAGAAGTCGGGCGGCGGCAGCGGCGGCGATGTGATCGTTCTGAAGATGGACGTGCATTGCGATGGGTGCGCCAAGAAGGTCAAGAAAGTGGTCAGCAATTTCAGCG GTGTTGGGGACGTAAAGATCGACACTGCCAGCAACAAGCTGACGGTGACTGGGAAAGTGGATCCCGCCAAGCTCCGGCAGCGGCTGGAGGACAAGACCCACAAGAGGGTCGAGCTCGTCTCCCTGCAGCCCAAGAAGGACGGCGGGCCTGCCGGTGACAAgaaaccggacgagaagaAGGGGgacgagaagaagaaggcaGAGGACAAGAAGCCAGTCGAG AGTACGGCGGTCTTGAAGATCAGATTGCATTGTGATGGTTGCATGAAGAAGATAAGGAAGGTCATCTGCAAGATCGACG GAGTTGAATCGGTGGCCATGGAGCAGTCCAAAGACCTCGTAACGATCAAGGGCACCATGGACGTCAAGACGCTCTCGCCCTACCTCCAAGATAAGTTCAAGCGGGCTGTCGAGGTGGTCCCGCCCAAGAAGGACGGTGCCAGCAAGGACAAATCGGGTGGCGGAGGTGGTGACAATAAAGGCAAAGAGCCTGCATCGACTGAGAAGAAAGCTGACGGCGGAGGCGACAAGACTAAGAAGGAGGAGGTAAAGAAGGAAGTGGCCAGTGGCGGACTGCCACCCCCGCCGAAGATGGAGATCAGCAGAATGGAGTACAATGGCTACTCCACGCCACAGCGGCCAATGTATTGGTACGACGGACATGGGCAAAGTGATGGTTACCCACATGTGGCTGTACCATACCAATACCAGGGAGGTCATCCGAGCCAGGGATATTACCCGCCCATGCACCATATCGAGAGCGGCTACTCGATGGATCCTAGAGTCATGCACGCACCTCAGATGTTCAGCGATGAGAATCCTAATGCGTGCTCGGTCATGTGA